The DNA window GGCAGTTATCAAAAAAGCAAAAGGAAACGCTTAATCTTTAAGAAAATGAGTCAAAAAATCAGAATAAAATTAAAATCTTACGATTATATGTTGGTAGACAAGTCTGCCGAGAAAATTGTAAAAACAGTAAAAAGCACTGGAGCTGTAGTAACAGGACCAATCCCGTTGCCAACTCACAAAAAACTTTTTACAGTGCTACGTTCTCCACACGTTAACAAAAAAGCCAGAGAGCAATTTGAAGTTATGTCATACAAGAGATTGATCGACATTTATTCTTCGTCATCAAAAACTATCGATGCTTTGATGAAATTGGAATTGCCTAGCGGTGTTGAAGTAGAGATCAAAGTTTAATAGCTTTCTAGTAAAAAAAAGAACGCTGTTTTTAAACGAAAAATAGTATTAGGTTCGTGTAGAAATATTTTATACTTTTGCACCCACTTAAAAAATAGGATTCGCTTAAAAGCTGCGTTCTATATTTGTATTTAATAATTAATAATTAGTATTTATGTCTGGGTTAATCGGAAGAAAAATTGGCATGACTAGTATCTTTGACGAGAACGGGAAAAACATTCCTTGTACTGTTGTTGAAGCTGGACCATGTGTAGTTACCCAAGTCAGAACCAAAGGTGTTGACGGGTATGAAGCGTTGCAACTAGGTTTCGATGACAAAAACGAGAAACATTCCACTAAAGCGGCCGTTGGTCACTTTGCGAAAGCAGGAACTGTAGCTAAGAAAAAAGTCGTTGAATTCCAAGATTTTGCAACAGAACAAAAATTAGGTGACGTGATCAACGTATCTATTTTTGAAGAAGGAGAATTTGTAGATGTACAAGGTGTGTCTAAAGGTAAAGGTTTTCAAGGGGTTGTGAAACGTCACGGTTTTGGTGGTGTTGGACAAGCA is part of the Flavobacterium nackdongense genome and encodes:
- the rpsJ gene encoding 30S ribosomal protein S10, producing the protein MSQKIRIKLKSYDYMLVDKSAEKIVKTVKSTGAVVTGPIPLPTHKKLFTVLRSPHVNKKAREQFEVMSYKRLIDIYSSSSKTIDALMKLELPSGVEVEIKV
- the rplC gene encoding 50S ribosomal protein L3; this encodes MSGLIGRKIGMTSIFDENGKNIPCTVVEAGPCVVTQVRTKGVDGYEALQLGFDDKNEKHSTKAAVGHFAKAGTVAKKKVVEFQDFATEQKLGDVINVSIFEEGEFVDVQGVSKGKGFQGVVKRHGFGGVGQATHGQHNRLRAPGSVGASSYPSRVFKGMRMAGRMGGDNVKVQNLRVLKVVADKNLLVIKGCIPGHNNSYVIIQK